TCGTTTCCCGCAAGGCGCGAACCGTGTTTCTTATAAAGCGGAGCCGTATAATGCAAAAGAAGGGTATTCTTTGGTGACGATTACGTTTATGTATTGAGAATGAGAAAAAGCATCTGTTTCAGATGCTTTTTTATTATTTTGATTCGACATAATGTGATAACGGAACATAACTGCATCTGTTATGATAACTTTTGAAATTTTATATTTTGGAGGATTAGTAATGGACAAAAAGAAGATTTTTGCTGCGTTAATAGGAATCGTGGTTTACTTGCTTTTGTTATCCATCCAGGAGTCCCAGACAAACGTGTCCCTCTAAAAAATAAACTGGCAGTAATCTTTCCATTGATTGTTATAGCCGGTTTAATTTCCTTGTATATATAATTAAAACAAGTACTTATCAAGTAACATTAAGATAGGTAGAGAAGTATATATATCTACTTTTCTACCTATGTGTAGTTTAGTAAAAAACCTCACCAGTACTTCCACTGCGGCTTCTCCTTCACGATAATCACTTACTAATTCCTTTGGCTTAATATGTAAGATATACAGTATAAATTTTATTGATATGTTACGCCGGTCAAAAAAATCTGCTTTATAGAGCGTGCCCCATGCCCATCAACTTAAAAGTTTAGAATTACCCCAAAACGAAGAAATGAATTTTTTTATTACAAGTTAGGATACAATCTCGTTCTGGGGTAGTTGTATTTTCTTAGCTTGATAGTGATGGGAGTCCAATACATATTATTAAAATTAAGATGGTTCAAGTCGGAGGAAGGCACCTTAGGGTGTCTTTTCTTTTTTCTAAATGAGAGTTTTGGCTTAAAGAAGATAAATTTTCAATGGATTATTGCCATGAATATATTGATAAAGTTCATCAATATATTTGTAGAAAGGAGGAATTCAAATGAAGAGAGATGATAATAAGATTGGTCACTTTACATCTGAAAAAGGAAAGGAAGACTTTCAAATTGCCTACGATGAATCAATGGCACTTCTTCCAAAACCTAACGATACGAAAGATATAAAAACTAAATACGGCACAATTCGTGCTTATTACTTTACTAAAGAGGAAAACAAACATAAGGAACCAATACTCTTACTCCCTGGACGTGGTGCATCTACTCCAATGTGGGTACCCAATTTAGAAGGGCTAAGGGAGAAAAGACCTGTTTACACGATAGATTTACTCGGTGAACCTGGAATGAGTGTGCAAACTAAGGTGATTGAAAACCAAAAACAACAAGCAGAATGGTTAAATGAAGTAATTGAAGGATTAGGTTTAGAAAAAGTGCATATCGTGGGTGTCTCAATTGGTGGTTGGACAACAATGAATTTGGCCAGATATAATCCAGAGCATATTGCTACGGCTAGTTTATTGGACCCAGTCTTTGTATTTGCGCAAATGTCCATAAAGATGATTCTTGCATCTATTCCAGCTTCGGTCCCTATTGTACCTAAGTTTATAAGACAAAAGATGTTAAGCTATGTATCCGGAGGAGCAGAAACAAATGACGATGAGCCTATCGCTAAGTTAATCGAGTCGGGTATGCGTAACTATAAACTTAAAACGCCAGCACCTGATCTATTTAGTAAAGAAGACTTAAAAAATATCAATATTCCAATACTTGCATTAATGGCTGAAAAAAGTACAATGCACAATTCAGTAAAAGCAGTTGAAACTGGGAAAAAATACGTTAAAGATATCGATATAGTTAACTGGAAAAATGCATCTCACGCAATCAATGGTGAGTTCTCTAACGAAGTTAATGCCAGGATTCTTGATTTTGTAGAAAAACATTCTAATGACAACTAAGTTGAAAGTGGAAAATATGTTGTAATAACAACTTTATCTCTATATAGCTATTTAGGGGGATTTAGCTCATTTTTTTATTTTGGGATATTTTAAAATCTTAGCTTGCTGGAGATAGGGTATCGCCAGCATTTCGGAAAAAATACGCTAAGGGCATGCAGGACTTTATACAGTTTTCCGGCTAATCCAGTACCAAACTAAACTCATGGTCCGGAACACCAACAGGTGATTGGAGTTGGGCTAAGATTAATATGAACGATTACTACTATGCAGATATGCAAAACTACGATACCAACCCTGAACGTGTTGTTTCTCATGAAATAGGGCATGCTTTTGGTCTTGCTCATAACGATATTAGTACAAGTGTAATGCGTGATAAATGGCCGCAAGTACTTGCGCCAAGTAAAGCTGATTTAGATGAAATTACAAGGATGTACCCATAATAATTAATAGGAGGACCTTAAAATGAAAAAATATATTCCATTTTCTATAATAACAACAGTTGTATTATTGGCTTCTGGATGTTCTCAGTTTAATAGTAAAACCGATGCAACGGTAAATAAA
This Bacillus mycoides DNA region includes the following protein-coding sequences:
- a CDS encoding matrixin family metalloprotease, translating into MNDYYYADMQNYDTNPERVVSHEIGHAFGLAHNDISTSVMRDKWPQVLAPSKADLDEITRMYP
- a CDS encoding alpha/beta fold hydrolase, producing the protein MKRDDNKIGHFTSEKGKEDFQIAYDESMALLPKPNDTKDIKTKYGTIRAYYFTKEENKHKEPILLLPGRGASTPMWVPNLEGLREKRPVYTIDLLGEPGMSVQTKVIENQKQQAEWLNEVIEGLGLEKVHIVGVSIGGWTTMNLARYNPEHIATASLLDPVFVFAQMSIKMILASIPASVPIVPKFIRQKMLSYVSGGAETNDDEPIAKLIESGMRNYKLKTPAPDLFSKEDLKNINIPILALMAEKSTMHNSVKAVETGKKYVKDIDIVNWKNASHAINGEFSNEVNARILDFVEKHSNDN